TGATAAATTGGAGGGTATAGCTGCCGGGTGCCACCAGGTACTGTTGGCCGGAGATCTGGATTTCTCTGGCGCCCTGCAAGCAGTAGCTTAATTCAACCATGGCTGCTTTTGTGTTCAGCTTCAATATGCGGTTGTCTCTGAGCGAGAAATCAGCGATAACCATCCCGATATCTGCACGAGGCACTACTCGGTGAAAGCAGCCAACCCCCATATGAGGGTTAAGCTCCATCTGTTCGGTTCGGTCATCCGTCTTTCTATTCGTTTGGAGACGATCGAAGAAATGGTTAAAGTTATGATGAAAGTCCGGTACTGTCATTGCTTTAACCCCCGTGAGAAATATTACCAAATTATACTCGCTTGCCTGCCATATGACAACCCGGGTCACGTTAAGCGAGGCAGTATGAAAGAAAATAAAACTTCCTTCTTCTCGCTGCTGTGGCTCGGGCGCTCTATTGCCGTTCGACCTTATTCTTCATAGATCCCTCGGCGGTTTATGTTGAATGAAGGAAGGTTTTTTTCATTTCTTATCGAATATAGTATTTTACATATATGTAATCAAATAGTATTTAATAGCAAAGGAGTGATCGGTCAACGTTTGTCCAAGACATAGCACGAAGCTTACGAAGCTCTGAACCAATCAATTATTGCCGGAGGTGTTACCTGTGAAGAAAATAATCATATTGTTCTCCCTTCTCTTTCTTGGCTTACATAGTACCGGTGCCAACGCTGAGGAAGCGATTTCGGACTTCCCGCACAGTTTGATTGACGAGGTGGATGGAAAGATCCTTGATTTAAAGGGTAACCGTATTCTTTTCCTGGATTCAAGCAATACATTAAAGATAAAAGACCGCAGCTCCGGTAATACCACAACGATTGTCCAAGGCAAGGTTCCCCTTGCGGAGTATAGCTTTCTCTCGCCGACAGGCGCCATTTTCCTTGAACAAAGCGGTGATGTTTCTACCAGACTCATGTTTGAATGGCGTGACAACAATCTTGTAAGTTTGGGGAAGGTCTCACGGTCATTGATCGTGAAGGGTAATTATGCCGTCTTCAGCGATCCGGGTTCATCCGTCTACCTGCGGGATTTAAATCAGGGAACAAACAGGCTGATTACAAGCGATGCCTATTATGGCTACGATGTTGGCGAGAACGGACTGGTCGTTTGGGGCGGAAAAGATTTCCGCATTTACAAGCATACAAATGGGAAAACCGCTCAAATTACACCTGCCAATGACAGTTATCGTTACACTTTCCCGCTTACGGATGGCATTAATGTGATCTATAAAGCCGGTTCGGCAAGCAATTCGTACTATGGAATCAAGTGGGATAGAATCGGCCTGCCTCCTACTTTAATCCCCGGTTACTCATTTTCGTATATCGATAATTACTTTCCTTATGCCGACTACCAAACCAATAACGGATATGCCGCGCATGAATATTTCGACGATGGTTATTATACTTCCAATCTGGTTATTATAGGCCGGGAGCGTACGGACGAGAACGGCACTTACGCGGATGGCCACCATCTGCCGCCTTATCCGGATCTAACTGCTTTAGGTCCGCAAGGAGATGCCTTACTTGGGGGCAATAAGTATCACCGGTTCAGTTTAAATCATACTTTCACTTTGCCTTTTAACTCTGCAATAGCTTTCTGGAACGGAAATAATACCTATATTGCGGATGGCGGAAAGTTATACTCCGTAGGCTTCGATGACGATTTCACACCTCCGGTTACCACGGTTAGTGGGCTTCCACTCTACTCGAATTCCCCGGTCACTGCTGTTTTTGCCGCCTCGGACGACAAGTCAGGTGTGAAAGAAACATTCTATAGATTGAATCAAGGCCAAACCGAATCAGGAAGCACACTTACCGTTTCGAACGAAGGCTCATATGAGCTTGAGTACAGCAGCGTAGATGAGAAAGGCACCATTGAATTTACTAAAAGTCAGCATTTCACAATCGATAAAACTGCGCCCGTAACCAAGTACACGGTAACGCCTGTTTATGGCACGGACAAGCCCGTCAAGTATATCAAAGGCTACACCTTTACATTGAGCGCCACAGACGCGCTTTCGGGAGTCAAAGCAACCTATTACCGCGTCAATAAAGGTTCATGGACTATCTATGAAAAACCGGTCGCGCTATCCGGCCAGGGAGATCAGCAG
This is a stretch of genomic DNA from Paenibacillus sp. sptzw28. It encodes these proteins:
- a CDS encoding OmpL47-type beta-barrel domain-containing protein, whose product is MKKIIILFSLLFLGLHSTGANAEEAISDFPHSLIDEVDGKILDLKGNRILFLDSSNTLKIKDRSSGNTTTIVQGKVPLAEYSFLSPTGAIFLEQSGDVSTRLMFEWRDNNLVSLGKVSRSLIVKGNYAVFSDPGSSVYLRDLNQGTNRLITSDAYYGYDVGENGLVVWGGKDFRIYKHTNGKTAQITPANDSYRYTFPLTDGINVIYKAGSASNSYYGIKWDRIGLPPTLIPGYSFSYIDNYFPYADYQTNNGYAAHEYFDDGYYTSNLVIIGRERTDENGTYADGHHLPPYPDLTALGPQGDALLGGNKYHRFSLNHTFTLPFNSAIAFWNGNNTYIADGGKLYSVGFDDDFTPPVTTVSGLPLYSNSPVTAVFAASDDKSGVKETFYRLNQGQTESGSTLTVSNEGSYELEYSSVDEKGTIEFTKSQHFTIDKTAPVTKYTVTPVYGTDKPVKYIKGYTFTLSATDALSGVKATYYRVNKGSWTIYEKPVALSGQGDQQFEFYSIDNAGNAESHSS